From the genome of Paracidovorax avenae:
GGTTGGGAAGCCATCGCTGGGCCGACCTCGAGTACATCGTGGGTGATCAGAAGGAAAAGCGGAACCTGGTCTTCAGTGCCGAGGACTTCGATGCGCTCATGGCCAACCTGTTCCAGAAGCTCACGCACCGCGCAGGCGAGCCGGCCAGAAAGTGGCAGGACCTGGTCGCGCAAGCGAATGGCTGCCTCCACCCCATGATTACCCTCTCGTCGCCCTCTGCCACGGGGGACATTCCCTTCCGTGTGCGATTCACCTTGCAGCGCCAGGACATGGGAGGCTACGGATTAATGCTGCGCTGCCTGCGGCCTGTGCCCGAGTCACTGGAGGAGCTAGGGCTTCCCAGCACGGTGCACGCGCTGTGCCAGGCCGGACACGGACTGGTGCTGGTCACCGGCCGAACCGGCGCGGGCAAGAGCACGACGACCGCGGCGCTGATCCACCAGATCAACCGGAGCACGTCGTCGAACATCGTGATTATCGAGGAGCCGATCGAGTTCATCCACCGACCGGACAAGGCGCGGTTCACCTACCGGGAGGTGGGCGTCGACGTCGACACATATGCAAATGCCATGGAGCAAGTTTTGAGCTATGTCCCTGACGTCATCAGCATCGGCGAGATCCGGGACCCCTTGACGATGCGCGCCGCGGTGCGGGCGGCCGAGTCCGGCCACCTGGTCTTCGGCACCATCCACGCCGCGAACACCACAGGCGCCATTCGCAAGGCACTGGGCTATATCGATTCGCCGGGCGAAAAACTCTCCTTCGCGACCAACCTGGTCGGTGTGATCGCTCAGGCGCTCCTTCCGGCCAAGACCGGTACCGGCAAGGCGCTTGCATTCGAGGTGATGGATTTCACGACAAAGCGCAGCGGCACGACGCCGCTGGCCGAGACGGTGGAGAGGATGCTCTCGGCCAAGAGCGACGGCACCGAGCTGCGTCAGTTCGAGACGGACTTTCTGAGCTCGTCCAACCTCGGCATGGGCAACAGCCCGTTCATCCAGAGCGTGGTTACTCTCGTGCGCAAAGGACAGGTCGACGCGAAAGCGGCGCTGTCCTTGCTCACCGACGCCGCCAGCATGCAGCGTCTGAACGATGCAGTGCCCGCGAACAGATGATCGCCACCTGGTGGGCCCGTCTCTTCAATCGGGAACCTCTGCGCCGAATTTGGAGGCTACCAGCGCCCGCATCCCAGCAACGAGTGGGTCCGGGCCCTCGCGCCACGTGCCCCGAACGGAATCGCTGACCACGATCGCGCACCAGGTGCGCCCCTTCCCGGGCATGGGCGCAACGTGGATGAAGTGCTTGTCGATCAGCGGCCCGCCGTCGCCCCAGGAAGAGGAGTACCGCGGGCCAGGGGCCGAATTGATTGCTTTCGCTACCCAGTGATCAAGCAGCGAACCGGAGAGGTCAGAAACACGCATACAGTGATTGTCGAGGCGGAACCAGGCCGGCGGACTCCATCAGCCATGTGCGACCGGCCTGCTGCCGCCCCCTCACCGCACGGGCTTCACTGTGGAGGGAAGAGCTTCGATGTCCGGCAGATTTACAGGGATCGGCGGCATCCAGCGAACATCCAACGACCGAGCCGCTGCTTCAATGGCCGAGCCGTCTTCGCGCTTCGAGGGGCCTGTACGGAAGCCATGCCAGTGGGCTCGGCGCACGTGCCCACGCGGGCCCTGGTGGGGTTGCCCATCACCCTGTGAGTCTCGGTAGGCTGCGCGCAGCGCGGCACCAAGCCGCACACCTACGTCCCATTCACGCGGCCCTGCCGCGGCAAACAGCTTCGTGCCTTGGCGCCGAGTCTGCTGTGGCTCGGGGTTGGCAGGCTGCAACGCCTTCCCACGCTGGGTGATGTCAGCGCCAGCGCTGCAGATGTAGAGCACCAGCGAGAGGACGGTCCCGAGCGACGCCACGATCTCTGAGGACGATCGCCGGAAGTCGGGTAGCGCCTGGCCATGGTGCCCAAGCTGCAGTGCAGAGGTGGTTACCGCCTCTTCGATCGCGTGCTGGAGCGTGCCCTGCAGGGGAGCGCCGAGGACGACAAGGCGTTCGAGATCCTCGCCGGCATCGAGGACCACGCGAAGCTTGGTTTGCCCGGTACGCGTGCCGTAGTCGAGGTGCACCCATGCCCCCGCTACGCTCTCGCCGCCATGGCGCAATCCGGGCGTCTCCACGTACACACACCATTCGGGCAGCCGGGTCAGGACCTCGACCGGAATGTCACTGTCGAGGGGCGTATCGGTCACTGCCGCGTAGATCTCCGGGTCGTAGCGATAGATGCCCTGGGTCATGCGCCAGGCGCCCAATGCAGCCAGCAAGCCGACGTCCACAACCGCCGCGGGGTCAAGGGCAGTCTGCGATGGATGCTTACCCACCGCCTGTGCCTGCGCCACGGCCCAACCTGGCATCGGAAGAAAGCACCAATCAGGCCAGTCGGCCTGGGCGCGAAACCGCTCAGCCAGACCCCAAGCATCGGCATAGCGCGCCGACAACGCGAGAAGGTGGTCCCTCGCCCTGTGCGATTTACGTTCGAATTGCGTCATCGGTCTTCCATTGAGCGGCAGAGCCGCCCTCTCAGGTGGCCTGAGACATACCTAGTGGGTCCGCAGTGCCAAGGACCTCAAGCGCGTCGTCCTTGAGCCGCTGGATGGGTTGCCAAGCCGCCTGCACCCGCGCGAGCTCGCGGTTGACGGCTTCGTGAAGCTTGGGATCGATGTCTGGCAAGGCCCAGGCGATGTCCTCGCCCAGGGCCTCCATTTCAGCCTCATGCCGGCGTGCAGAGGCGACCTCCAGGCCCATCCGGGCTGATGCCCATGCCTCATACATGGCCGAGTGGCCGAGAGCGGTCAAAACTCCGCGGTTGTATTCCCCGAGATTCTCGCCAAGTTGCGACAAAGCGCGGGCCTGAACGTTGGACATGGTGATTTCCTTTCCGGCTACTCACCGCCGCTGGGTGCCTGCAACCGACCAGGCTGCAGTGGATCCATTATGGGTCCATGCGGTGCGGGACCATCAGATCGAGGTGCCACGGAACGAAGTCGCTGTGGGGTGTCTCCAGGTGGAAGCGGACGCCACCATGAAGCTTTCGCATGCGCCCAAGATCATCGAGGTACCCGCCGATCGGCGGAGCTTTGACATAGAGCACGTCGCCCTCCACCACGGCTTGGAATAGCGTCAGCCCGGTGGGTGCCGCGACATGGGCGTACTTCGCCGATGCGGCATCAGCGCGTGCGCGTGTCGCTCGTGCGCTGGCCCGTGCCTTCGGGGATTCCACGAAGTCGGAGAGCTCCTTGGCCAGTTCGCGAGTTGCCGGCACAGCGGGTAGACGTTCGAGGTAGCTGGCCGCCCTGCGCAGAAGATCGAGCGCCTGCCCGATCACGGCGTCCTGCTCGAGTTTCGCAACTGCGTCTGACGGGCTCACTGCGATTGCCCTCCCGCACCCGCCAACACGCGCGCCAACCATCGCCCGTTGGCAGGGGCACGGCAGACCAGCGTCGTCCTGCACAGCATCCGCTCCGTCTCCGCCGGCGGCTTCGGCCCGGGCGAACACTTGGTATCGCCCAGCCAATAGCGGTTGCGATCGTCTCGCATCGCCCCGATGCGCGCCAGTGCGTGGGACACGGGCGAGGTCTTTGGCACCAGGTCGGGGTAGCACCAGGCGTCGTTGACGCGCCGAGCGATGTCCGCCGTCGTTAGGGGCGCCTCGGCCGAGCGAAGGACCGCCATGACCGCCGCGTCCTTCTCTGCGGACGGTATCCGTCTGGAGCGTGTTTGATTCATATTTCCTCCGGGGTTGAAGTGATGGATTTCGGAACTGGCGGATGCCGCCTGCCCCCACTATTTCTGCTTCGCCGGCTGCACCTTGGCTAACTGCGCTTCGAGCGCCTCGACGCGGCCTCCGGCACGAGCCAGCTGGGTGGTCGCGTCCAGGGCTTCCTTTCGTGCCGACGCCAGTTCGCGCTTCACTTCGTCCACGCTTCCCTCGAGTCGGCGGCGCTCCTCCGCAAGCTCTGCTCGGGCTCGATTTCGCTCGGCCTCCAGCGCGTTGCGCGCCTGCTTGATCTCTTCGAGGGCAGCAGCTAACTGCCGCGCTTGATCGGTGGCTTGCTGCTCCAGCCGGGCGACCACGGATCGCATACGGGTGAGCTCCTCGCTCGCCGTCTTGTGGCGCCCCTCCTCATTCTGCAGGCGCTCCTGCAGATCCTCCGCACGTACTGCGATTTCCGTTGCCCTCGCCTCTGCGGCGGCTGCGCGTGCGGCCTGAGCGCCCGCCTCTGCTTGCGCCGCCGCCAGGGCGCCGCGCAGTTGCTCCGATTCGGTGGCAGCAGCCCGGCGCGCCTCATCGCGCTCGGCTTCGCGGCGCTCAGCCAAGTCCAGGGCTTCGGCCGCTTCGCTCTCGAGCTCGGCCCGGGCGCGTTCGAGTCCCGCGCGCTCCGCCGCGAGCCGGTCGTCCGCAAGCTTGAGCGCGGCCGCCCATAGGTCCGCCGACCACGCCTGGAGCTTTTCCATCACGATTTGTGGAGCCGGCTCGCGTGCGCTGCCCGTCGCCGCAGCTGCTTTGCGGGCCTCGTTCCACGCCCTCACGACCGGGCCGATCGTCGCGTAAGAGCCACCCTTGGTTCCGGTCATCAGTGCGAGACGGGTTCTCACAGACTCATTCGTTGACCGAGTCCCCTCAGCCGCAAGAGCCTCACACGCTTCGATGATGAGTTTCTCGGTGATAGTTGCTTCACTGGACATATGAATCTCCGGGGTGCCGTTGTTTGTTGTTTGTAGTGTATTACATAACAATACACAACACAAGCGCCTATTTTGGGTTGCGGCCTCGCGCGTCGATCGACGAAGAAAAGCCCAGGGGCGCCTCGCGGCATCCCTGGGCGAAGGTCATGCGACCTCGACAAATCGCACCGTGGTCCGGTGCGGGAACAGAAGAACGTCCCTCGCGTGCATGGGCTCATGAGCCTCCCAGCACCTTCTTTCATAGTCCCAATGTTCCGGGCTGGCCTCGCGGCCCAACACTGGAAGCCGTCCCTCGGTGAGATAGCACCCACCCGCACGAGTAAGCCGCGGCAAACCGACGACCTGTCCCTGAACAAAAACGACGAGCCCGTCGCAAGCCTCGTCCACCAGTGCGGTGCCTGGCGGATATTGGCTCAGCAACGCCTTCGCACCTTCGGTCCACCCCGAGCAGCTGCAGAGGTCGAGCCCAACAAGCTCCGGACAAAGCGCCTGCAGCGCAAGCTCTGCAAGCCGAGCCGCGGCAACGTCTCCTGAGCCTCTCGCAGCGTTCAGTTGCAGCAGATAACCGTACCTGGCCTCGGATGCGTCAACTTCTTTCATCATGGTCCTCTACTTACAGGTGAATAAAGCGCGCCCCTCCCCCTCGGCCGAAGCCGAATGAGTGGCGTGAACCAGGGGGAGGCGCAGGAAACCGCCGGCGGAGCGGCGGAAGTTGGGGACGAATCCCCCGGGGTGCGTCAGGCGGAAACAAGCTCTCTGGCCAGGGCCACTTCGATGCTTTCGCCTTCCGATTCGTTGAGGACATCAAGCCCGCTTTCCGGCATCTCGCCGGACGTGGACTGCGACACGGCGATCTTCTTGGCCATGAGCCGCAGGCATTCCATCTGGCTAGTTCCGGCGTAGCCGAAGAACACGACATGGACCTCGTGCTCTTGGCCGATGCGCCAGGAACGACGCGCTGCCTGCAGCATGGTGTAGACGTTGAAGCCCGACTGCATGAACGCGATGGTTGGAAAGTCGAACAGGTCGAGGCCGGTCTTGACGAGCTCCGGGTTGGTGATCAGCACATCGATGCCACGCTCGACCTGGTCAGCGACCCAGTCTTCCCGCTTCGACGCATCCACGCTGGCGCGCAGCACGCCGACCTTGAACCCTCGGGCTTCCAGGAGCAACCTCAGCCTGGCCGTGGTGTCCCGTGCACCGGAGTAGATCGAGTACACCAGCACTTTGCGACCGCGTGCCTTCTCACGCGCACAGAGCTCGATGAGCTTCGCTTCCTTCGGCATGCAGGCCGTCTCCTGGAAGATGGCCGGCTGCAGGTGCAGCAAGCTCTTCGTCCTCGGATGGCGCACGGTCTCCGTTCGGAACGCGCACTCGGGCCACGCGAGCAGCACGTTCATCACCACGCCCAGTAGCGTGTTGTCTCCAACAGCCAGGGCCTGCCGCAGGATCGCGACCAGCTTGGCACTCATTACTGCGTAGGCTTCTGCCTGCTCCGTTGACATGTCGACGTCGATGAAGCTCTCGGTGTAGTCCGGGAGCACCTTCTGGCCGATGTCGCGCAGCTTGAGGAACACAGTAATCGGCAGCACGTAGCGCATCAGGCCGACGGGGCCGAAGCCTGGCGCCTTGCTGGTGCGGACCGTGAGGCTTCTCGCCTTCGCGGTGCGATGCGACGATGCCGCCGACTCCTTGTAGACGTCCTTGAGCACGCCGTGCGCCCTCATGAAGCCCATCGTGGCGGAAGCCATGGATCCGGACTTGGAAGGCCGGAACCCGTCCGCGAGCAAGGCCCGTGGGTTCACGCGCCAGAGCAGGTGAAACAGGTCGTCCGCATAGCCACCCATCAGCGTGCCGGTCAGCAGCAGCACCTTGCGGCACTGGCTGGCCAACACGCCCATGGCCTGACCCTGGGCCGAGCCTTCGTTCTTGTACTCGTGCCCCTCGTCGACCACCAGGAGCCCGAAATAGTCCCGCGGCAAGTAGCGCTTGATGAACTCGGTCGGCTGGTAGCCGCCCTGCCCGATCGAGAACTCGAAGTTCGCGAGCGAGCGTTCCATGCGCTTGGCCTGGCGATCGCTGAAGACGAGATCTCCGTTCTCGTCCATCAGGTTCACGAACTCGTACACGTTGTCCTCGAGCATCGCGGCCAGCGTTTGATCGCCGAAGGCCTTCAGGAGCCTCGTCGCCGACGCCGGCCCGATGGTCGGCAGTTGCTGCAGCGCGCCATGAACCAGGTCGTGCATCGATTCGATGGGGCGGCCTGCCCGGATCAGCGTCCACAGCGTGGATCCACAGTGCTCGCAGCGCATGCGCCTATCCCCGAAGACCGCCTTCGCGAGCTCCATGGACATCGGCATGCTCTCGCCGTCACCCGCCTTCGATTCGATGGGCCGCATGCAGTCGGGGCAACATGCCACCGACATGCGGTCACCATCGACCACGATGCGCCGTTCGATCAGAGACGGACGCCAGTGAAAACCCATCCGCATGCGCACTCGGCCCAGAACGAAAAACTCGGGTTGTGAGCTCTCCAGACCGAGACGGGCGCGCAGGGTGAGCAGCTTGCGAAGGGTGTCAGGTCCGTTGAGCACCCAGACACGCGCGTTCGGCACGGTTTCCATGATCTCGCGCCGCCACTTGTAGACCAGGTGGGGCGGAGAGATCACCAGGGTGCGGGGATGGCTATCCTGCATGACCGCGGCCGCGCAGATCGCCATCATGGTCTTGCCTGTCCCCATCTCAGCGTTGAGCACGGCGGCGGGTTCGTCCTGGTCGACGAGCAGTTTCACGATGGCCTGCACTGCCTCTGCCTGTGGCTCGAAGGGCTGGCGCTTGAGCGTTCCGAGGATCCTCTTGCGTGCCTGCCAGGCCTCCGTGGCCTGGTCCCGGTCGGGTACGTACACGGGTGGGTGTTGCGATCGCACCTGCTGTAGCAGGCCTTGGCCGAAGCTCCGAATGAAGTCGCCCAGGGCGATGGTTTCATCGAAGACGTCGGCTACGGTGCCACTGTGCGGTTCCGTGGCCACACCAGCGCGCCGCGGCTCGGACGGTGCGTGAGCGGCCGCCGGCGCGGCGAGGTTCTCCGCCGGCGCGGCGATCGCTTCCGAGGTGTCGAAAAAGGTGACGTCATTCATGTGCTGCTCCAGAAATGAAAAGAGCGATCGCCCGAAATCGGGAGATCGCTCATGCGGTTGAGGAAATGGTGGCCCTGCTGCTGCAGGGCCTGTACGGTAGGTGGTCAGGCGGTGAGAACGCCTGACCGCACACAAGCACTGACGTGCCGTACGAAATGGTCGGTCACGCTGACGCGCACGGCAGTCGCCCGACCGATGGGCTCGTAGAGCCCGGTGCCGAGCGCCGCCATGGCGCCCTTCTCCCGGGCCCACGCCATCAGCGGCCGCTGCCAGGTGTCGAGCAATGCGACCGGTGAAAGCTCCTTGAGCAGCTCCCAGGCCGCAGCATCGATCGGCTGATCCGCGTGGCTCACGATCCAACCGATGCGGTTGGCCTTATCTACCTCTCGCATCCGCTTGTCGTAGATCCAGGTTTGCGACAGCGGTCCGAACAGGTTCTGCCGCGGCAATCGCCCGCTGTGCTTGGCCAGTCGTTCTGTTGGGCCGATTCCGACCTGGTGGCGACGGCCGGCTCCGTTCACGAGATTGAAGCTG
Proteins encoded in this window:
- a CDS encoding type IV pilus twitching motility protein PilT, encoding MKSIIDNDTFGRFVVQTFHQGEGKLYTDAYIQPGQPVRVRLGSHRWADLEYIVGDQKEKRNLVFSAEDFDALMANLFQKLTHRAGEPARKWQDLVAQANGCLHPMITLSSPSATGDIPFRVRFTLQRQDMGGYGLMLRCLRPVPESLEELGLPSTVHALCQAGHGLVLVTGRTGAGKSTTTAALIHQINRSTSSNIVIIEEPIEFIHRPDKARFTYREVGVDVDTYANAMEQVLSYVPDVISIGEIRDPLTMRAAVRAAESGHLVFGTIHAANTTGAIRKALGYIDSPGEKLSFATNLVGVIAQALLPAKTGTGKALAFEVMDFTTKRSGTTPLAETVERMLSAKSDGTELRQFETDFLSSSNLGMGNSPFIQSVVTLVRKGQVDAKAALSLLTDAASMQRLNDAVPANR
- a CDS encoding phage protein NinX family protein, with amino-acid sequence MRVSDLSGSLLDHWVAKAINSAPGPRYSSSWGDGGPLIDKHFIHVAPMPGKGRTWCAIVVSDSVRGTWREGPDPLVAGMRALVASKFGAEVPD
- a CDS encoding AcrVA2 family anti-CRISPR protein — protein: MTQFERKSHRARDHLLALSARYADAWGLAERFRAQADWPDWCFLPMPGWAVAQAQAVGKHPSQTALDPAAVVDVGLLAALGAWRMTQGIYRYDPEIYAAVTDTPLDSDIPVEVLTRLPEWCVYVETPGLRHGGESVAGAWVHLDYGTRTGQTKLRVVLDAGEDLERLVVLGAPLQGTLQHAIEEAVTTSALQLGHHGQALPDFRRSSSEIVASLGTVLSLVLYICSAGADITQRGKALQPANPEPQQTRRQGTKLFAAAGPREWDVGVRLGAALRAAYRDSQGDGQPHQGPRGHVRRAHWHGFRTGPSKREDGSAIEAAARSLDVRWMPPIPVNLPDIEALPSTVKPVR
- a CDS encoding DNA-binding protein, which translates into the protein MSSEATITEKLIIEACEALAAEGTRSTNESVRTRLALMTGTKGGSYATIGPVVRAWNEARKAAAATGSAREPAPQIVMEKLQAWSADLWAAALKLADDRLAAERAGLERARAELESEAAEALDLAERREAERDEARRAAATESEQLRGALAAAQAEAGAQAARAAAAEARATEIAVRAEDLQERLQNEEGRHKTASEELTRMRSVVARLEQQATDQARQLAAALEEIKQARNALEAERNRARAELAEERRRLEGSVDEVKRELASARKEALDATTQLARAGGRVEALEAQLAKVQPAKQK
- a CDS encoding DEAD/DEAH box helicase family protein, which translates into the protein MNDVTFFDTSEAIAAPAENLAAPAAAHAPSEPRRAGVATEPHSGTVADVFDETIALGDFIRSFGQGLLQQVRSQHPPVYVPDRDQATEAWQARKRILGTLKRQPFEPQAEAVQAIVKLLVDQDEPAAVLNAEMGTGKTMMAICAAAVMQDSHPRTLVISPPHLVYKWRREIMETVPNARVWVLNGPDTLRKLLTLRARLGLESSQPEFFVLGRVRMRMGFHWRPSLIERRIVVDGDRMSVACCPDCMRPIESKAGDGESMPMSMELAKAVFGDRRMRCEHCGSTLWTLIRAGRPIESMHDLVHGALQQLPTIGPASATRLLKAFGDQTLAAMLEDNVYEFVNLMDENGDLVFSDRQAKRMERSLANFEFSIGQGGYQPTEFIKRYLPRDYFGLLVVDEGHEYKNEGSAQGQAMGVLASQCRKVLLLTGTLMGGYADDLFHLLWRVNPRALLADGFRPSKSGSMASATMGFMRAHGVLKDVYKESAASSHRTAKARSLTVRTSKAPGFGPVGLMRYVLPITVFLKLRDIGQKVLPDYTESFIDVDMSTEQAEAYAVMSAKLVAILRQALAVGDNTLLGVVMNVLLAWPECAFRTETVRHPRTKSLLHLQPAIFQETACMPKEAKLIELCAREKARGRKVLVYSIYSGARDTTARLRLLLEARGFKVGVLRASVDASKREDWVADQVERGIDVLITNPELVKTGLDLFDFPTIAFMQSGFNVYTMLQAARRSWRIGQEHEVHVVFFGYAGTSQMECLRLMAKKIAVSQSTSGEMPESGLDVLNESEGESIEVALARELVSA